The Blattabacterium cuenoti genome includes a region encoding these proteins:
- the rplT gene encoding 50S ribosomal protein L20: MPRSTNSVSSRRKRKKILKLAKGFYGSRSKIYTVAKNAVEKSLSYAFSGRKKKKRDFRSLWIQRINAGVRQYGKSYSEFMSKLSEKKIKINRKILSFISMNDPNTFKKIIDDVYSK, encoded by the coding sequence ATGCCTAGATCTACTAATTCCGTTTCATCTAGACGAAAACGTAAAAAAATACTGAAATTAGCAAAAGGATTTTATGGTTCCAGAAGTAAAATTTATACAGTTGCTAAAAATGCTGTAGAAAAGTCTTTGTCTTACGCCTTTTCAGGGAGAAAAAAAAAGAAAAGAGATTTTAGATCTCTTTGGATTCAACGTATAAATGCAGGAGTCCGTCAATATGGAAAATCATATTCTGAATTTATGAGTAAATTATCAGAAAAAAAGATTAAAATAAATCGAAAAATTTTATCATTCATATCTATGAATGATCCTAACACCTTCAAAAAAATAATAGATGATGTTTACTCAAAATAA
- the def gene encoding peptide deformylase, whose translation MILPIILYGNPILRKKCLDIDFSSYQRREKINKLIQDMFETIHKVKGIGLAAPQIGKNIKLFIVETPFLNEENIKNYYKEVFINAKILKIYGKEYKFNEGCLSIPGIMGCIKRKSNVIIEYYNKNWKKQKKALKGLCARVILHEYDHIEGKLFIDYFSSMEKKIIEKKLISLSKKNL comes from the coding sequence ATGATATTACCTATAATTCTTTATGGAAATCCGATTTTAAGAAAAAAATGTTTGGATATAGATTTTTCTTCCTATCAAAGAAGAGAAAAAATCAATAAATTGATTCAAGATATGTTTGAAACTATACATAAAGTAAAAGGTATAGGATTAGCCGCACCACAAATTGGAAAAAATATTAAACTTTTTATAGTAGAAACTCCTTTTTTAAATGAAGAGAATATAAAAAATTATTATAAGGAAGTTTTTATTAATGCTAAAATATTAAAGATTTATGGAAAAGAATATAAGTTTAATGAAGGATGTCTTAGTATTCCTGGAATTATGGGGTGTATAAAAAGGAAATCTAATGTAATAATTGAATATTATAATAAAAATTGGAAAAAACAAAAAAAAGCTTTAAAAGGGCTATGTGCGAGAGTCATTTTACATGAATATGATCATATTGAAGGAAAACTTTTTATTGATTATTTCTCTTCTATGGAAAAAAAAATAATAGAAAAAAAATTAATAAGTTTATCAAAAAAGAATTTATAA
- the rpmI gene encoding 50S ribosomal protein L35, with translation MPKLKTKSGSKKRFKITANGYVKRKHAFKNHLLNKKSKRRKRNLSVFTLLKKSDQKNIKKQIYA, from the coding sequence ATGCCTAAATTAAAAACGAAATCAGGATCTAAAAAAAGATTTAAAATAACAGCAAATGGATATGTGAAAAGAAAACATGCATTCAAGAATCATCTGTTAAATAAAAAATCAAAAAGAAGAAAACGTAATCTTTCTGTATTTACTTTGTTGAAAAAATCAGATCAAAAAAATATAAAAAAACAAATCTATGCCTAG
- the infC gene encoding translation initiation factor IF-3: MYRPLPQKKEEYRINESIDIQKVRLVGDSLLKNGIYSIQEALQFAIKRELDLVEINPKLSPPVCKILDYKKFLYEQKKRKKQFKAKQVKVNTKEIRFGPQIGDHDGKVKIRSAEKFLMRGDKVKVFVFFKGRSIVYKDQGKIKLLKFAEEIEEYGKVEQMPVMEGKRMYMILAPKKF, translated from the coding sequence ATGTACCGACCATTACCCCAAAAAAAAGAAGAATATCGTATCAATGAAAGTATTGATATACAAAAAGTTCGTTTAGTCGGTGATTCTTTACTAAAGAATGGGATTTATTCTATACAAGAAGCACTTCAATTTGCAATAAAAAGGGAATTGGATTTAGTCGAAATTAATCCTAAATTAAGTCCTCCAGTATGTAAAATATTGGATTATAAGAAATTTCTATATGAACAAAAAAAAAGAAAAAAGCAATTTAAAGCAAAACAAGTTAAAGTAAATACTAAAGAAATTAGATTTGGACCACAAATTGGAGATCATGATGGAAAAGTTAAAATTAGAAGTGCTGAAAAATTTTTAATGCGTGGAGATAAAGTGAAAGTATTTGTTTTTTTTAAAGGACGTTCTATAGTATATAAAGATCAAGGAAAAATAAAATTGTTAAAATTTGCAGAAGAAATTGAAGAATATGGAAAAGTTGAACAAATGCCGGTTATGGAAGGGAAAAGAATGTATATGATATTAGCTCCAAAAAAATTTTGA